DNA sequence from the Coregonus clupeaformis isolate EN_2021a chromosome 13, ASM2061545v1, whole genome shotgun sequence genome:
TGCCCTGGAGCTtctggagagagagcaggagctGGGCACCATAGTCACTTTCTGCTCAGCACTGGACACGGCTTTGGGAGGGGGTATGCCAGTGGGAAAGACCACTGAGGTCTGCGGGGCGCCTGGGGTGGGGAAGACCCAGCTCTGGTAAGCACTGGTACCTCTGTGTGGAAGAGTTACTCACCTGTTTGATATAATGTAGGAATAGCACAATAACAACTTTCTGTGTCCCTCAGTATCCAGTTGGCAGTAGATGTGCAGATCCCTGTGTGTTTTGGGGGGTTGGGAGGCAAATCTCTGTACATAGACACAGAGGGCAGCTTCCTGGTCCAGAGGGCTGTGGACCTAGCCCAGGCAGCTGTGGAGCACTGTGGGCTTCTAGCAGAGGATTCAGGTAACTAAGTAGGACAGAACAAAAGCAATGAGACTGAACGTTTATCACCCATCATATAGGATTACTTATAACTGATTTGTGAAACCTCTATTTAGTGCTTATAAAGACTTCGAAATATTGAATGCATTTGTTACATCGGTATCGCTACGTTGTCATACACATGTAATACATGTATAGTAGGCTATGAAAAAAATTGTTTACTGATGAGATGGAATTTTATAAATGCTCACAAATTGTGATCAACAGTACTGGTGCATGCAGTCAATCACTGGTTGGCCGTTTCTTCACACCTTTTAATCGCTACGCTATGTGTGAGCCATGACAAAATGAACAACACTAgagaaaaaagggttctatcttAGATTCAAGCCTATTGGATACATTTTGTAGTTGACTGTCTCTGCTGTGTTCTATCTTTTTTCTTTCTCCAGAACAGCAGGAAGCCTTGAAGGGGTTCACTGTGGAAACAATCCTCTCCAACCTATTCCTCGTCCGTTGCCATGACTACGTGGAGCTGTTGGCGGAGACATACCTCCTGGCTGACTTCCTGGCTCAGCACACTGAGGTACCAATCCCGTCACTGATCCCAAAACAGCCAACCAATCAAATCCAAAGGGGATATTTCTACAACCTCCATTTTGGGTTGGGCTCTGTTCCATTTCAAGAAATGAGTCAAAGGAATTCCTTAACTGAAATGCTCATAGAAAATGACGGATAGATTTATGGATTGGCTGGAGCAAAATACAATAGCTAACAAAAAATGAGGAACCTCAAAGACAGCATCAATAAAACACTTAGCAGAAACCATGTTCCAATATAAATCTGCAACTCATTTGCTTGTGGCTTTTGGATGGTAACTTGGGCGCCTTTGTTAATCTAATCCAGGTCCGGCTGGTGGTGATTGACAGCATTGCCTTCCCGTTTCGCCATGACTTTGATGACCTCTCCCAGAGGACCCGCCTCCTGAACGGCCTCGCCCAGCAGCTCATCCAGATAGCCACCAATCACAACGTTGCGGTATGACCTGTGACCCTTGTCCACTTAGCCTAGTGTCAAAGACCCCACATGTTGCCTCACCAAtaaggttgcaaaattccgggaacTTTTCAATAAAGTCCCTGGTTTTTctccaaccgggatttcgggAAAACCAGGAAATGTATTGAAAGATCCCGGAATTTTGCATCCCTACTCACCAACGTACATTCATTTCTTATCAATCCTCTGTTGTCTTAACCCTTCTTCTTTTTATCTGATAATAATTATTTTCATGACCTAATAAAAACACATAGAAAAGAGAAACAACAACCATAAAGAGTCCAGCGATAACCACATCCTCCCTTCCTTTTATAGAGCCTATCTACCTGCTCCCTCTTGCAAACTACTATAATGTATAGTAAAGAGTGGTAACTCTGAGCCATCCTTCCAAGCCCAACAGAAACCAGGCTCGCCAGACTTGTGTTGTCTCTGTCCTTACTCAGTATTTACAACCGTCCATGTCTGGTCCCAATCCAACCATGCATCTAGACTAAGCGCACTCATTCCAAGAGATAAAATGGCTCCTATAGGTGCAATGTTGATTTAAGCGGCCAGGTAGATTGGGGTCTAAATGGGACGTCCGCTCTGTACCAGGACAGTTTTTAATCAGCAAAATAGTTATCTTAAGGTACCTGGCGCAAATTCACTTTGTTCTAGTAATTTGTTGCTTAGTTGCACTCAGGGACCACTTGGAGGACACACAGAACAACCTGTTCCAATTTGATCCCCACAGGGGCTTGTTTAATGTTCCTTATCAAAATTGGCAACTTGTTAAATTGGCAACTTGATATTAATTACTTCTATAAACAAGGGATAAATGGGTGGATAAGATGGTGTTGATTCCAAAATAGTATTGTTCACAAACCGCATTCAACATAACATTCTTCCCGGGGGAAAGCTTTGTTTTGAAAGTCTATTGAAAAAgtttggttactagctagctacctttttgAATTTGGATCCTGCGACgcggttggcatcagttgctgggaccgctacgatctgtccagtgatcctgctgaccaaggccgggtctgaggagctgcttggcgtagcagctagcctagctgctagctagctgcctatcaagctagcagggttttcttgagggctgGGACTGCGGATTGTCCCGgacttgtggctgtctagatccctgctgtttgttgtttccaactttccctgtgacctgccctgtctggaactgcgaggaaTAACTGCGTAACCTACTTTGCTACCATGACTtaattttcaacatgtc
Encoded proteins:
- the LOC121579385 gene encoding DNA repair protein RAD51 homolog 3-like isoform X1, which gives rise to MQLSRSLKPKRKMQRAVSSHAFAPSVKVKLLNAGFLSAADLCDLRPLQLSKEAGISQEEAVEVLQAVRCEPGQERAAAGRLTALELLEREQELGTIVTFCSALDTALGGGMPVGKTTEVCGAPGVGKTQLCIQLAVDVQIPVCFGGLGGKSLYIDTEGSFLVQRAVDLAQAAVEHCGLLAEDSEQQEALKGFTVETILSNLFLVRCHDYVELLAETYLLADFLAQHTEVRLVVIDSIAFPFRHDFDDLSQRTRLLNGLAQQLIQIATNHNVAVILTNQMTTKVWSGQSKLVPALGESWGHAATQRLILHWEGTHRLASLYKSPSQMEATVPYQITGQGFRDAPPSDQPKASADPSVSQSGSLSKRPRMEEDQSTRM
- the LOC121579385 gene encoding DNA repair protein RAD51 homolog 3-like isoform X2, with amino-acid sequence MQRAVSSHAFAPSVKVKLLNAGFLSAADLCDLRPLQLSKEAGISQEEAVEVLQAVRCEPGQERAAAGRLTALELLEREQELGTIVTFCSALDTALGGGMPVGKTTEVCGAPGVGKTQLCIQLAVDVQIPVCFGGLGGKSLYIDTEGSFLVQRAVDLAQAAVEHCGLLAEDSEQQEALKGFTVETILSNLFLVRCHDYVELLAETYLLADFLAQHTEVRLVVIDSIAFPFRHDFDDLSQRTRLLNGLAQQLIQIATNHNVAVILTNQMTTKVWSGQSKLVPALGESWGHAATQRLILHWEGTHRLASLYKSPSQMEATVPYQITGQGFRDAPPSDQPKASADPSVSQSGSLSKRPRMEEDQSTRM